Below is a genomic region from Prunus persica cultivar Lovell chromosome G3, Prunus_persica_NCBIv2, whole genome shotgun sequence.
CTAAGAACCTGTTTAAATGAGGTGTATTTACTAATAATAACGTATCAGAATAAATGACTACCCAccaaaggattttgttttatttttttggttgttgaaaattcatatttattataagAGCAAAAGGAACAGCCCAAACTAACAAGAAATATATAGAGGTCCGGagaccaaaaggaaaaaatagtaCATAGGCATGTCAGATGACAAAACAAACAGCAGACAATATCCATTCCAAGAATCCCCAACCCAACCCTACATTATCAGCAGTCATTGCCACTATATGGCTAACCGtgtgttgtatttttgtttttggtcaataGGCTAAACGTGTGTTGTTAGGGTTTTGGTAGTTTCACACGAGATGTGCCCCACGAGCTAGGGTCTACCCATTGATGAAGTCATCACATGCATGATTTGtggaggagaagagagaggagagaggagaaaagagagaagaaggcaAACCAGAGAAGATATCCCAGCCCACCAAACAAATGTTAGGACCAATGTTCTATCCAGACTCAATCGGGTTGCCAAAGGGGTTAAGGTCCTTCCTTTGAAGCCCTATCCCTCGTAGCTAAAATAACAAATAGTTAGTGATCGAAAAGGGGCTCTCTTGATTCCTTCATCTGTTTGTTTGGGCCTGCAATGGTTCCTCACTACTCCTTTCCTTAGTACCCATCTTTTTCTCATatcattttccttcaattctccaccattttcctcctattttcaatctttatttattaaaagatttcaaaagaaaaacgaaTATGTCACAAATTGGGCTCTTAGCCTCGTTTGTTAGGGTGGACTAGACTGGACTAGCAAAATACCTATATTTTATGTTCAATCAAGGCATATTATGAATATTGTTGTCTAATTTGGAGGATGAAAGAGAAATATTCATAAGAGGTTGATGGCTAAAACTTATCCCTCATAATCCTACCAATTTCAATGTGATTATAGGGGAGGATAAGTTTTAGTCATCAATCTCTTATAGATAGTCTCCATTCTTCCTCCAATTTAGGCAACATATACATATTATGCATTCAATGCACATGAAATGTAGACATTTTTCTAGTCTAGTCCTCCCTACCAAACAAGCTCTTAGTTATTAATTCACGAGCcatattttcatttgatttatattttaagtaCGCATTCCTACTGGACAATTATggtttaaaataaagaaacatgTTTCAATTAGCTGTAGACTTAGTGCCATTTCTCTTCCTAAAGTTAGAAGAGTTTGAATATCCCAATTCTAACAATTAATTGTCCTCACATTTATTGAAAGTAATTCTATGGTGGTATGACATTCATTCTGGCCGCGGAGACTAAACGAatattatcttcttttcttttttttttagtgaaacgGGGGATTAATTCttaaacacacaaaaaataaatgacaGAGACAATACGAGTTTTAGAAACTCTTAACAAATCATCATTAAAAGTAGCCTCGACCTAACTAGGAATCTCAGCAAGATATTATCTTTTGGTTTGCCTCTGGCCCCTACATATATATTGATCTGCCTCTATGGACATTCATTTCTTCACCGCCCAACATGTGGAACCTTTTGACATTACTTCTTCAAGAAACAAACTCAGCAGCAGATGTTTTAACATGAATGGGCCATTTTGTTTGGAGGTATCATTCACTCAAGCTTTGTATGATAACTTCCCGCACAAATTCGCTTCCTAGCTATAGGCTGTGTGGAAGTctccttgtttttttcttttccttttggggatattttttttttctgaattgTGAAAGTGTCGTGGTACCCTAATTTTGTCAACAAATGGAATATAGTAATCAAACCCTAGCACCTAACAAAAATTAGACCATCAACCAACCTTGTTCTTCCCGTATGCGTGGAAATCAAACCAACTCCAAGTGCCTTATCAGTCAATAGTAAACGAGTTAGCCTACCTAACCTCTAATACATCATTTCTGGTTCACTTGCGTATCACTTTTATCTTTATGATtattttgaagaaattgaaagcaaTGACATGTTAGATCTTTGAGTATATATGCCCTTGTCATAATTTCATGTAGTCTACTCAATTAGCTATAATAGCTAGTCTTCAGTTATCATCTACTTATATACATGGGTCCCATCTTTTCAGAAAAtgtgtaatttaattatttctttacaTAACCTCCATAATGGCTAAGGGGTCTAACTCAGTAGAAAAGTGTCTTAATTTGCAGATAAAAAATCTCATGTTCGAATTCTCACAACATCataattgtgtgtgtgtgagaaaacccTCTTCcatgtagtttagactattgcttatactaaaaaatacataaactCCATAATGAAAGCCCATAATTTAACTGATATTAGCTAGTCATCGAATAGGTGGCCAACAAGggtgttatatatataacaatgTCAAAACCCCGTAGCCCTTGTGACAAAAGAGATTAAAGCGTGTGAGCTAGAGACTTCCTCTCCATACATAAATCCCAGTCTCTCGCTCATAAAATTGTTGCTGCCTTGCATACATTCATCAATCGAGTTTCATTTTCCTCAAGAGAGACGCAAGACCAGGCATTATTAGCTGTGACGCAATGCTGATATCTCAACCTCCTCTCACGCTCACCAAGTTGGTATGTCTTTCAGTTTATTGATTAATTTACTCCAACAGACAAAACGCAAATTAAGCTCTCCATTATAGTTTGTCTTCCTCAATACTAATctctccatcttcttctcttAAATCCTTCTCACATTCtcactagctagctagctcgTTTATATCTTTTCGCTAAGATTATGGGTTCTGGTTCAGTCTTTCCATTGTCAAGTGTGCTATTAATATTAACCCTAGGAGCTCTTCTGGTTGCCTTCTTTGTTAACCCGGCATGCTCCACTTCAAGACGAGCTCTCGATCTCCATGACCACCACCAAACCATGCAAAATGGGTTCAAGGTGACTCTCAAACACATTGATTCTGATAAAAACTTGACCAAACTCGAGCGTCTTCAACGTAGAATCAAGCGTGGCCGGAAAAGGTTGCAAAGGCTCAGCGTCTTATCCACCTCATCATCAGATCATAATTTGGGTGCCACCTCCCCGATCCACGCCGGGAAAGGAGAGTTCTTAATGAAGTTATCAATTGGCACTCCAGCCGAAACCTACAACGCTATCTTGGACACCGGGAGCGATCTCATCTGGACTCAATGCAAGCCTTGTAAGGACTGTTACGATCAGCCAAGCCCGATTTTCGACCCCAAAAAGTCCTCAACATTCTCAAAGCTATCATGTGAAAGCGAGTTCTGTGAAGCACTACCCTCACAAACATGCACCGACAACTCTTGTGAGTACTACTATGCTTATGGTGATTTTTCCTCCACAGATGGGATTCTCGCAACCGAAACGTTCACATTCGGAGACGTTTCCATCCCGAAAATAGGGTTTGGATGTGGGAAAGACAATCAAGGTGGTGGGTTCAATCAAGGTGCTGGTCTTGTGGGGTTAGGGCGTGGAACATTGTCGTTGGTTTCGCAGCTCAAGGAGCCCAAGTTCTCATATTGCTTGGCTTCCGTGGACGACACAAAAAGTAGCAGCACACTTTTGATGGGGTCTGTAGCAAACTTGGACAACACTACATCAAAGCATGCAGATATCAAAACAACCCCTTTGATCAAAAACCCAAACCCGGACCAATCAACATTTTACTATCTTGGCCTCGAAGGCATCTCCGTGGGTAACACTCGGTTGCCTATAAAAAAAGACACATTTGCCCTCGGAGATGATGGCAATGGTGGTCTAATCATAGACTCGGGGACAACTCTTACGTACATAGAAGAAGGTGCTTTTGATTTACTCAAAACGGAGTTCACTTCCCAGATCAAGCTTGCAGAGACAGACGCGACTGATACCGTGGGGCTTGACGTGTGCTTCAAATTGCCGGAGGACGACGGCTCTGGAAAAGTAGAGGTGCCAAAGTTGGTGTTTCATTTCAAGAATGCGGATTTGGAATTGCCTGctgaaaattatattattgctGATACCGACGTTGGAGTACTTTGTTTGGCTATGGGGTCTGCCAGCGGTATGTCTGTGTTTGGGAATTATCAGCAGCAGAATTTGCTGGTTTATCATGATCTTGTCAAGGAGACGATTTCGTTTGTTCCTACAAAATGCGACCAGTTGTGATTGGGTCGGCTATTATTCTTGGCGTACCCACGTACGCTTAGTTTGTCATgatatcatatttttttccctttcttataacaaaaacaattaaagTCATGATTTGTTTACCTAGCCAATCTACTCCAAatgaatcaaattaaaaaataaaaggttagtctatataatttagttttaataaTATAGCCATATTGTGCGGTACTGTCTAAACTCTTTGTAGAATATATGTTTTTGGGTAAAACATACTTTTCATCCCTTATTTTCTGTGTGTTAATATTTTGGTTTCCTTCTcgaatttgaataaaatagaGACGAAATGTCGCTAGACTAAACGGTCATGACACTTACTTACTTCTATAATTAAATATGCGAGTTAATAAACAAGACTATATATAACCtaaatcaaaatcaattaaaatagttgaaattgcaatttcatttcttattttatttaatgataACCCAGTACAGATAATATACTATCTCATACATCATCAGTTATGATCAAGCCATAAACATAGCTTACAATTACAACAATTAACCAAGAATGGCGATTATCTCTCCAGTGAATTTAGCAAACCTAACAATGACATTATTCCTATCAGTCAATGGTGATTGTCGCCATCGTCCTCCTCTGGAAAATGACTCTTCACAAGTGTTTACCTCATCAGCAACATCTGCAACATCATTCCTCGCGTCCACGAAGCGACtcaatatcacatttttaGTGGCCTCTGTAATCTTTCCAACACCCaaatcatactcatccttGCAAGTCCCAAGACCTTTCCGAATATACTCATCACTCGTTTCATTAAACAACCTCGCAATTCGAGCTTGAGTGTCTACAGAATTGGTCAGCGTTTGGTCAAGCGCAATACGAGCCAGTCCTTTAACATCAGCTGTAGAACTACGAGGGTCAGATTTTAACGATGACACACATAAGTCGTAATTGGTGGTTTTGTGGCACGTCTCTTCTACCAAATCTGTACTCACTGATCCTCGAGATTGGCTTAGAACAAAGAGAGTGAGACATGCAATGATCCATTTGAGAGATCTCATTCTTCTTGTTTTcgtatttcaaatttcaataccTCAAGGCTCTTACTGAGAGAATGTACAATTGCAGGTAATCTGATTTATCTCTTTTCCACAAATGTAAATTCGGTTTCGGAAAATAATAGAATGTTGTATACAATGCACGCAATGCAACAAAAATGGAATATAATATCTATAGAAATCGAGGGACTGTCATTCTCTACAATTATCATATGTTAAGGATTATAAATATCATAAATAATGTATGAGGATACAAAGGAGAACTTATAGAATGGTACTCGACGTGATATAACGTGTacatgtgttataatatagGTGAATGACAAGGTTAATATTTCTCCATTTTAAGAAATAGTATCGATAAAATATCCACTTATATTGTAACACGTGAACAAGTCATACCACGTGACTTGTTTGGGGAGAAATAATAGTGGTATGGAATAGatagataaaataaattaactattgttttctatttttaagaaagaCTCACCACAACATTGAACACTCgctactttttttcttcttctactttttTTAGTGTAGATGATTCTCCTagcattttgtttttccttggtTACTTTTGGGCTGAGGCTTGCCACAATCCAAATGAATTCATAGCAAGATAGAGAGTCTTAACCTCCAATGCTTTGAAAAATTGACCGAGCAATCTGCTGTACAAATATGCTCAAATAATCTCCTACCCGAGATAGCTACATTTGTCAGCATTGCAGAACCGCAAACGTTTGACGCGCTAATCTCAAAGGCATGCAATGCTGAATGACAAGTAGCTCGACAAATAGGAGTGACTCAGAAGTCACAAGACAAAAAGGCCGgcgatgaagaaaaagaagagtatATGTGGCTACCTTTgccaaaatatacaaaaattctAACATGGgcgaagaaaagaaaggatcAAAACGGTTCACGCTCAAACAAGGGAAAGAGGTCAAATACACCTTCGACGGTCATGATGTCGGACAAATTCTCTCCGAGCTCTTTACAGTTAGGGTCGTCGAGCTTCCTGAGCTTAAAAGACATGCTGAAGTCAACAACAACATGACTCCAATTATTTGTCGGTACCATCCTATTCTCAGTCATCTGACAAAGGATTGTCATGTCCTCAAGGATATGATTGACTACGTCAGTCATCGAAattgattgaataaaaaaagggcTTCTTAGATCTAGGTCCAAAACGATTAGCTGGCATAGGCTTTAGTCCtcatgtttttggttttagatgtaggtcctttgacatttattattttttttgttgtgtcaattttaccctttgaggtaaataaggaaaatacattgaaaaatctaaatttaatgcataatttccttgtaattgaattccataatttaaattttgaattttttcctTGATAATATTCCCTAATATATGgacaaaatacaatttaatcaataaaaagtaaagaccCACAAATTATACCAATCGATTAGACAAACATccacattaaattatatacaTGACATATAAGTAAATAGTGTTATAATTCGCAACGAAAAATACTTAGTGATAAACATTGTTACCTATAagttaggaacataaattagaagactacctattcatatacaaaaatagacaaaataaaattgtatgttacctataaaaaaaaaaaaagtacataaaATACCACTACACATtgtcaaaaatatgaaaaaatatatatatacctatgcAATAGGCAATATGACATAATGGTTATTACCCGATTCAAGTCATAAGGGGCAACattggaataaaaaaaatatattaaaaaatataattaaaaaaatattaaaaaaggaaTGTAATTCTATGTGGCATAAAAGTCAAAGGACTTGGATCAAAGTTACCAAATCCGAAGATTAAACCCAACTCATCAATACAAATTTGGATCTATATCAACTtttctaataaataaaaaaaaagaaaaaaagagtgcTTCTTGTATTGA
It encodes:
- the LOC18788058 gene encoding aspartic proteinase nepenthesin-1, whose product is MGSGSVFPLSSVLLILTLGALLVAFFVNPACSTSRRALDLHDHHQTMQNGFKVTLKHIDSDKNLTKLERLQRRIKRGRKRLQRLSVLSTSSSDHNLGATSPIHAGKGEFLMKLSIGTPAETYNAILDTGSDLIWTQCKPCKDCYDQPSPIFDPKKSSTFSKLSCESEFCEALPSQTCTDNSCEYYYAYGDFSSTDGILATETFTFGDVSIPKIGFGCGKDNQGGGFNQGAGLVGLGRGTLSLVSQLKEPKFSYCLASVDDTKSSSTLLMGSVANLDNTTSKHADIKTTPLIKNPNPDQSTFYYLGLEGISVGNTRLPIKKDTFALGDDGNGGLIIDSGTTLTYIEEGAFDLLKTEFTSQIKLAETDATDTVGLDVCFKLPEDDGSGKVEVPKLVFHFKNADLELPAENYIIADTDVGVLCLAMGSASGMSVFGNYQQQNLLVYHDLVKETISFVPTKCDQL
- the LOC18788017 gene encoding cell wall / vacuolar inhibitor of fructosidase 2, which gives rise to MRSLKWIIACLTLFVLSQSRGSVSTDLVEETCHKTTNYDLCVSSLKSDPRSSTADVKGLARIALDQTLTNSVDTQARIARLFNETSDEYIRKGLGTCKDEYDLGVGKITEATKNVILSRFVDARNDVADVADEVNTCEESFSRGGRWRQSPLTDRNNVIVRFAKFTGEIIAILG